In Kordia antarctica, the following proteins share a genomic window:
- a CDS encoding GLPGLI family protein: MKRYFLLFLLIPLFNYVQAQSSQTGIIYFDHIDNHYSESYNAYLVFNQSKSYFVTAKDSLGLSKGVKVAKYNGEEEFVEVADFDEISKTRKNGLEVFLDKLQDTMYFTNAFTLASKTIYGKEKRPNLTWKFTTDTKMIGKFNCKKATTLFRGRKYICWYTEEIPLSYGPWKLQGLPGIILEAKSDDNFFIIKFKKIKYPEEKVTVPTNQNKLLPKKEKFISMKEYMLKQKNEIKRVDNHLKITAKRYGVRVNPYNERDNFLEIFNQ; this comes from the coding sequence ATGAAAAGATATTTTCTTTTATTTCTATTAATTCCCCTTTTCAATTATGTGCAAGCGCAAAGTTCTCAAACTGGCATTATTTACTTTGACCATATAGATAACCATTATAGCGAAAGTTACAATGCGTATTTAGTCTTCAATCAAAGTAAATCCTATTTTGTAACAGCAAAGGATTCTCTAGGATTATCAAAAGGTGTTAAGGTTGCTAAATATAATGGAGAAGAGGAATTTGTTGAAGTAGCAGATTTTGATGAAATAAGTAAAACTAGAAAAAATGGTTTAGAAGTCTTTTTAGATAAATTACAAGACACGATGTATTTTACAAATGCATTTACACTAGCCTCTAAAACAATTTATGGAAAAGAAAAAAGACCAAATTTAACATGGAAATTTACAACTGATACCAAAATGATAGGTAAATTCAATTGTAAAAAAGCAACCACTTTATTTAGAGGTAGAAAATATATTTGCTGGTATACGGAAGAAATTCCATTGTCATACGGACCATGGAAATTACAGGGATTACCTGGAATCATTTTAGAAGCGAAATCAGATGATAACTTTTTTATTATAAAATTTAAAAAAATAAAATATCCTGAAGAAAAAGTTACCGTGCCTACAAATCAAAATAAACTCTTACCAAAGAAAGAGAAATTCATTTCTATGAAAGAATATATGTTGAAACAAAAAAATGAGATCAAGAGAGTTGATAATCACTTGAAAATTACTGCAAAACGATACGGAGTTCGAGTAAACCCTTATAACGAAAGAGATAACTTTCTTGAGATCTTTAATCAATAA
- the bioD gene encoding dethiobiotin synthase translates to MQKKIFVTGISTEVGKTIVSAILVEALQADYWKPVQAGELENSDSHKIEKLISNKKTKIHSNSYALHTPMSPHASAEIDKVTIDVKNITAPKTNNHLVIEGAGGILVPLNDTETVLDIIKPDYHVIVVSRHYLGSINHTLLTVNLLKQKGFKVSIIFSGKEHVTTEAIIKKMTEVPVIGRIEEEPYFDQNVIREYAELFKEKL, encoded by the coding sequence ATGCAAAAAAAAATATTTGTCACAGGAATTTCTACAGAAGTTGGAAAAACAATAGTTTCAGCCATTTTGGTAGAAGCATTACAAGCCGATTATTGGAAACCTGTACAAGCGGGAGAATTAGAAAACTCCGACAGTCATAAAATTGAGAAACTCATCTCAAATAAAAAAACAAAAATTCATAGCAATAGTTATGCGCTTCATACGCCAATGAGTCCGCACGCTTCCGCGGAAATTGACAAGGTAACAATTGATGTAAAAAATATCACAGCACCAAAAACGAACAATCATTTAGTCATTGAAGGCGCAGGCGGAATCTTAGTTCCGTTAAATGATACAGAAACTGTTTTGGATATTATAAAGCCTGATTATCATGTAATTGTAGTTTCGCGCCACTATTTGGGAAGTATCAATCATACATTATTGACGGTGAATTTACTGAAGCAAAAAGGCTTTAAAGTGTCTATTATTTTCAGTGGGAAAGAACACGTTACGACAGAAGCTATCATCAAAAAAATGACCGAAGTTCCTGTTATTGGACGTATTGAAGAAGAACCATATTTTGACCAAAATGTAATTCGCGAATACGCGGAATTATTCAAAGAAAAATTATAA
- a CDS encoding AraC family transcriptional regulator, with protein MGILFFLIHTLSYSQQKLVLTINFQDTKNTTLQQHIDIGSELQKNENYIKSISYFLKAIKLATATKNNELLFKSYMKLGNSYMYSWKNEKAIEAYFNALTIAKKNKSIDQELIAYSGLIALLPLINKEDKAIDFSLYALSLLDKASFRNKENHVRILTTICDAYLAQGNYTEMFVHVEKGIALAEKLNYKEGLVDLYIKKGKYFRHENKWEQAFECLFKAEKILKENNIANAFFPKVNTNYAIALCFYDLKKYDDAIEYLLNSIAFIKEKDLEKDNVIHTYNLLAKCYSEKENYKEAITLLNKVIDLKNTARRNKDIAANKFHEQDSETFLLQIVALRNQEKAAKQTMNYMFWGIIIATSAFFLTLILYIKKQKTNQATFKTLLEKISTLEENEKEIFPKKPKNELKNIPVDDATVKAIIGRLNKLETQEYFLNPNCSLQSIAKKTKTNVTYLSQIINNYKGKSFTDYINDLRIEYVLKRLKNDKKFRSFSIKGIATELGYKSDDSFVKHFKKKTELNPSYYIKELNKIKI; from the coding sequence TTGGGAATTCTTTTTTTTCTAATACACACGCTTTCCTATTCGCAACAAAAATTAGTGCTAACCATTAATTTTCAAGACACTAAAAATACAACGTTACAGCAACATATAGACATTGGTAGTGAATTACAAAAAAATGAAAATTACATAAAGAGTATCTCTTACTTTTTAAAAGCTATTAAGCTTGCAACAGCGACAAAAAACAATGAGCTCTTATTCAAATCATACATGAAACTTGGCAATTCATATATGTATAGTTGGAAAAATGAAAAAGCGATTGAAGCATATTTTAATGCGCTAACAATTGCCAAAAAGAATAAAAGTATAGATCAGGAATTGATTGCATATTCTGGGTTAATAGCGCTTCTTCCCTTAATAAATAAAGAAGATAAAGCCATCGATTTTTCTTTGTATGCACTAAGTTTACTTGATAAAGCTTCTTTCAGAAATAAAGAAAATCATGTCAGAATATTGACAACTATTTGTGATGCGTATTTGGCTCAAGGGAATTATACTGAAATGTTTGTGCATGTAGAAAAAGGAATTGCATTGGCAGAAAAACTAAATTATAAAGAAGGACTTGTTGATTTATACATTAAAAAAGGAAAATATTTTAGACATGAAAATAAATGGGAACAGGCATTTGAGTGTTTATTCAAAGCAGAAAAAATTCTAAAAGAAAATAATATAGCAAATGCTTTTTTTCCTAAAGTAAACACGAATTATGCGATAGCACTTTGTTTTTATGATCTCAAAAAATATGATGATGCAATTGAATATTTGCTGAATTCAATTGCTTTTATAAAAGAAAAAGATTTAGAAAAAGACAATGTAATACATACGTATAATTTACTTGCAAAATGTTATTCTGAAAAAGAAAACTACAAAGAAGCAATTACATTATTAAACAAAGTAATAGACCTAAAAAATACGGCAAGACGCAATAAAGATATTGCAGCAAACAAATTTCATGAGCAGGATAGTGAAACCTTTTTACTTCAAATTGTTGCATTGCGAAATCAAGAAAAAGCAGCCAAGCAAACAATGAATTATATGTTTTGGGGAATTATAATAGCTACTTCCGCTTTTTTTCTGACGTTAATTTTATACATTAAAAAGCAAAAAACGAATCAGGCAACTTTTAAAACGCTTCTCGAAAAAATTTCGACTTTAGAAGAAAATGAAAAAGAAATATTCCCAAAAAAACCTAAAAATGAATTGAAAAATATTCCTGTTGATGATGCAACTGTGAAAGCAATTATTGGACGATTAAACAAATTAGAAACTCAGGAATATTTTTTAAATCCAAACTGTAGTTTACAATCTATTGCCAAAAAAACAAAAACAAATGTTACGTATTTATCGCAGATAATTAACAACTACAAAGGCAAAAGTTTTACGGATTATATCAATGATTTAAGAATTGAATATGTTTTGAAAAGACTAAAGAATGATAAAAAATTCAGATCATTTTCAATAAAAGGAATTGCAACGGAACTTGGCTACAAAAGCGATGATTCTTTTGTGAAGCATTTCAAAAAGAAAACTGAATTAAACCCATCGTATTACATAAAAGAATTGAACAAGATAAAAATTTAA
- a CDS encoding aminotransferase class I/II-fold pyridoxal phosphate-dependent enzyme, with protein MKMPKKIQAKIQDRIQNNVLRTLPVTTKTVDFSSNDYLGFATSQTIFNKTHQLLIDRNLQQNGATGSRLLSGNHELYQEVETHICKFHNSEAAIIFNSGYDANIGFFSAVPQRGDIIFYDEYIHASIRDGINMSNAKAYKFKHNNLEDLQKKLKKIQQTKSNQREIYVVTESVFSMDGDSPNLAELIQLCNNNNLYLIVDEAHAIGVFGPSGEGLLQELNLETEVFARIYTFGKALGCHGAVILGSETLKTYLINFARSFIYTTGLSPHAIATIKIAYEELAETKAIHTLRKNIKIFHQETKTLDFIFGNAAIHCCIISGNNNVKNVAKQLQTKGFEVKPILSPTVPKGKERLRFCLHSYNTETEIKEVISTLKKVSSI; from the coding sequence GTCTTGCGAACGCTTCCTGTAACCACGAAAACAGTAGATTTTTCTTCGAATGATTACTTAGGTTTTGCAACTTCACAAACCATATTCAACAAAACACATCAACTACTTATTGATCGTAATTTGCAACAAAATGGCGCAACAGGTTCACGATTACTTTCTGGAAATCACGAACTATATCAAGAAGTAGAAACACACATTTGTAAATTCCACAACAGTGAAGCGGCAATCATATTCAACTCAGGTTATGATGCGAATATTGGCTTCTTTTCGGCGGTTCCACAACGTGGAGATATCATATTTTATGACGAATATATTCATGCTTCCATTCGTGATGGAATAAATATGAGCAATGCAAAAGCGTACAAATTCAAGCATAACAATCTAGAAGATTTACAGAAAAAGCTTAAAAAAATTCAACAAACTAAAAGCAATCAACGAGAAATATACGTAGTTACGGAATCTGTATTTTCCATGGATGGAGATTCGCCTAATTTGGCAGAATTGATACAACTTTGCAACAATAACAATCTCTATCTAATTGTAGATGAAGCACATGCAATTGGTGTTTTTGGTCCTTCCGGAGAAGGATTATTGCAAGAATTGAACCTAGAAACGGAAGTATTTGCCAGAATCTACACGTTTGGAAAAGCGTTAGGTTGTCATGGAGCTGTGATTCTAGGAAGTGAAACCTTAAAAACTTATTTGATCAACTTTGCACGAAGTTTCATTTATACCACAGGATTGTCGCCTCATGCAATTGCAACGATCAAAATTGCGTATGAAGAATTGGCGGAAACAAAAGCAATACATACTTTACGGAAAAACATTAAAATCTTTCATCAAGAAACAAAAACATTAGATTTTATCTTTGGAAATGCAGCGATTCATTGTTGTATCATTTCAGGAAATAATAATGTAAAAAATGTTGCAAAACAGCTTCAAACAAAAGGATTTGAAGTAAAACCTATTCTGTCGCCAACAGTTCCAAAAGGAAAAGAACGATTACGTTTCTGTCTACACTCATATAATACGGAGACAGAAATAAAAGAAGTCATTAGCACACTAAAAAAAGTGAGTTCGATATAA
- a CDS encoding beta-ketoacyl synthase N-terminal-like domain-containing protein, which produces MHDCISITGLGSISPLGSTQAEIWEHYTKDSHCFQAETINNKSMYTAPLSIAAAAEIQTLKNSNSKYKNLDNSVLYAIVASRIAIKNAGWTPENNFGINIGSSRGATTLFEKYHKDFLKNQHAETLSSPTTTLGNISSWVAHDLQTNGPQISHSITCSTALHALLNGIAWITAGMAEKFIVGGSEAPLTPFTIAQMEALHIYAKKEAEFPCLSLDLTKKRNTMILGEGAAVICLEKGEKKNALAKIRGIGYATEILKHNTSISAEGICFEKSMRMALGENNLDEIDAIVLHAPGTIKGDLAEYEAIKKIFCNKMPGLTTNKWKIGHSFGASGMLSVELAIAMIQHQQFVSIPYLNDENKPKKLHKILVNSVGFGGNAVSVLLTKD; this is translated from the coding sequence ATGCATGACTGTATTTCTATAACTGGCTTGGGTTCTATATCTCCATTAGGAAGTACGCAAGCAGAAATTTGGGAACACTACACAAAAGATTCACATTGTTTTCAAGCGGAAACAATCAATAATAAAAGTATGTATACAGCACCGCTTTCTATAGCTGCAGCAGCGGAAATTCAAACCTTAAAAAACTCAAACTCCAAATATAAAAACCTAGACAATAGTGTTTTATATGCAATAGTAGCTTCGCGAATAGCAATCAAAAACGCAGGCTGGACTCCTGAAAATAATTTCGGAATCAATATTGGTTCTTCCAGAGGTGCCACAACATTATTTGAAAAATATCATAAAGATTTTTTAAAAAATCAACATGCAGAAACCTTAAGTTCGCCAACAACTACGTTGGGAAATATTTCATCTTGGGTTGCACACGATTTGCAAACAAACGGTCCGCAAATATCACATTCAATTACGTGTTCTACAGCTTTACACGCACTCTTAAACGGAATTGCTTGGATTACTGCTGGAATGGCAGAAAAATTCATTGTTGGCGGAAGCGAAGCGCCATTAACACCATTTACCATTGCGCAAATGGAAGCATTACATATTTACGCAAAAAAAGAAGCGGAATTTCCATGTTTGTCTTTAGACTTAACAAAAAAGCGAAACACCATGATTTTGGGTGAAGGCGCGGCAGTAATTTGTTTGGAAAAAGGCGAGAAAAAGAATGCATTGGCAAAAATAAGAGGAATTGGATATGCTACTGAAATTCTAAAACACAACACTTCGATTTCTGCGGAAGGTATCTGTTTTGAAAAATCGATGCGGATGGCTTTGGGAGAAAATAATTTGGATGAAATTGACGCTATTGTGCTTCACGCGCCAGGAACTATAAAAGGTGATTTAGCAGAATATGAAGCAATAAAAAAAATATTTTGTAACAAAATGCCTGGACTTACTACGAATAAGTGGAAGATTGGTCACTCATTTGGAGCTTCAGGAATGCTAAGTGTCGAATTAGCAATTGCAATGATACAACACCAACAATTCGTTTCAATTCCGTATCTTAACGATGAAAATAAACCGAAAAAATTACACAAAATTTTAGTCAATTCGGTTGGATTTGGAGGAAATGCAGTTTCAGTTTTACTTACGAAGGACTAA
- a CDS encoding cytochrome c oxidase assembly factor Coa1 family protein, translated as MNQSEANQLQEPQKSWWQRNWKWFVPTGCFTLLALVSVFVVIVYFSVASAMKQAEPFIDGFKNAMTNSYVIESLGEPIELGEVTEEDIVIGKEAESVDIYFSVKGSKSEGTVHVVGKKLNGEWQYSEMSIYIEATEETIDLLEE; from the coding sequence ATGAATCAATCTGAAGCAAATCAACTACAAGAACCACAAAAAAGTTGGTGGCAACGCAACTGGAAATGGTTTGTACCAACAGGATGTTTTACACTTTTAGCATTAGTTTCCGTTTTTGTAGTTATCGTTTATTTCAGCGTTGCTTCTGCAATGAAACAAGCAGAACCATTTATAGACGGCTTTAAAAATGCAATGACTAATTCATACGTAATTGAAAGTTTAGGCGAACCTATAGAACTAGGAGAAGTAACTGAAGAAGATATTGTAATCGGAAAGGAAGCCGAAAGTGTTGATATTTATTTCTCTGTAAAAGGTTCAAAAAGTGAAGGAACTGTTCATGTTGTTGGTAAAAAACTCAACGGAGAATGGCAATATAGCGAGATGTCGATTTATATAGAAGCTACTGAAGAGACTATTGATTTGTTGGAGGAATGA
- a CDS encoding flotillin family protein — MSGLVLIVFIILFIFLVLIVFIRRYKRCPSDRILVVYGKVGGGESAKCIHGGAAFIIPVIQDYEFLDLTPISIEVNLVNALSKQNIRVNVPSRFTIGISTEPGIMQNAAERLLGLGQNEIQELAQEIIFGQLRLVVASMDIEEINNDRDKFLTNISQSVETELKKVGLKLINVNITDIVDESGYIEALGKEAAAHAINAARKSVAEKNRDGSIGEANAVQDERTQVAAANAQAVEGENTAKIAVANSDSLRRQREAEAERVAIASEKVQTAKALEESYAAEREAEVARAERERSSQMADIIVPAEIDKKKVEIDAEAEAERIRRRAKGEADAILFKAQAEAQGLYEVLTKQAQGLEQIVKAAGNSPKDAVLLLIADKLPELVKTQAEAIKNIKIDKVTVWENGGGGKDGKTSTSNFISGMYKAVPPLQEMFNMAGMDLPEYLKGKDKTTEAITPEITSSDDTE; from the coding sequence ATGTCTGGGCTCGTCTTAATTGTATTTATCATCTTATTTATTTTTCTGGTACTCATCGTATTTATTCGTAGATACAAACGTTGTCCTTCGGATAGAATTTTAGTAGTCTATGGAAAAGTTGGTGGCGGCGAATCTGCCAAATGTATTCACGGTGGCGCGGCGTTCATTATTCCAGTAATTCAAGATTATGAATTTTTAGATTTAACGCCAATTTCCATAGAAGTAAACTTAGTAAATGCTTTAAGTAAGCAAAATATTCGTGTAAACGTACCTTCTAGATTTACCATTGGAATTTCTACAGAGCCAGGCATCATGCAAAATGCGGCAGAACGTTTGTTAGGATTAGGACAAAACGAAATTCAAGAATTGGCACAGGAAATCATTTTTGGTCAATTACGTTTAGTAGTTGCATCGATGGATATTGAAGAAATAAATAATGACCGAGATAAATTTTTAACCAATATTTCACAAAGTGTTGAAACCGAATTAAAGAAAGTAGGTTTAAAACTGATCAACGTAAATATTACAGATATTGTTGACGAATCAGGATATATTGAAGCACTTGGTAAAGAAGCGGCTGCACACGCAATTAACGCAGCTCGTAAATCAGTTGCAGAGAAAAACAGAGATGGTTCTATTGGTGAAGCAAACGCAGTTCAAGATGAGCGTACGCAAGTAGCCGCAGCAAATGCACAAGCTGTAGAAGGAGAAAATACCGCAAAAATTGCAGTTGCAAACTCAGATTCTTTACGTAGACAACGTGAAGCAGAAGCAGAACGCGTAGCAATTGCATCTGAAAAAGTACAAACGGCGAAAGCCTTAGAAGAATCATACGCAGCAGAACGCGAAGCAGAAGTTGCAAGAGCAGAAAGAGAACGTTCTTCTCAAATGGCAGATATTATCGTTCCGGCCGAAATTGACAAAAAGAAAGTCGAAATTGACGCTGAAGCAGAAGCAGAACGCATTCGTAGAAGAGCAAAAGGTGAAGCAGATGCAATCTTATTTAAAGCGCAAGCAGAAGCACAAGGTTTATACGAAGTTTTAACGAAGCAAGCACAAGGTTTAGAACAAATAGTAAAAGCTGCTGGAAACAGTCCAAAAGACGCGGTATTATTATTAATTGCTGACAAATTACCAGAATTAGTAAAAACACAAGCGGAAGCAATTAAAAATATTAAAATTGACAAAGTAACTGTTTGGGAAAACGGCGGCGGCGGAAAAGATGGAAAAACATCAACGTCAAACTTTATCTCAGGAATGTACAAAGCAGTTCCACCTTTACAGGAAATGTTTAACATGGCAGGAATGGACTTGCCAGAATATTTAAAAGGAAAAGATAAAACTACCGAAGCAATTACTCCTGAAATAACAAGTTCAGACGATACTGAATAA
- the bioA gene encoding adenosylmethionine--8-amino-7-oxononanoate transaminase: MSLQERDKKHLWHPLTQHKSHPNHIAITKAKGAVLYDENGNEYIDGIASWYTCVYGHCNPYIIQKVREQMETLDHVVFTGFTHKPAIELSEKLINILPENQEKLFFSDNGSTAIDVAIKMALQYHFNQNEKRTKIIALENGFHGDTFGAMSVSGLSIYNGPFEEFFIDVSRIPVPNGENLDEVKTLFIKLITEHKVAAFIYEPLVQGAAAMQMHKAEHLNEILKIAQEHNVVTIADEVMTGFGKTGKNFASEYIETKPDIICLSKALSAGMVAMAITSCSQKIYDAFYADEMKKGFFHGHTYSGNPVACSAAIAGIDLLQSDEIQANLKRIEASHQAFNQTIKKHPKVLATRQQGQIFALDLNIEMERYGNLRDKLFNSFMSKGVCLRPLGNTIYILAPYITTDAQLQKIYMAIRETIEEL, from the coding sequence ATGAGTTTACAAGAAAGAGATAAAAAACACCTTTGGCATCCGCTTACGCAACACAAATCGCATCCAAATCACATTGCGATTACTAAAGCGAAAGGAGCAGTTTTATATGATGAAAATGGCAACGAATACATTGACGGAATTGCTTCTTGGTATACGTGCGTTTATGGACATTGCAATCCGTACATCATTCAAAAAGTACGCGAACAAATGGAAACTTTAGATCATGTAGTTTTCACAGGATTCACGCATAAACCAGCAATTGAACTTTCGGAAAAGCTCATCAATATTTTACCTGAAAATCAAGAAAAGCTATTCTTTTCAGACAATGGTTCTACAGCAATTGATGTTGCAATAAAAATGGCGTTGCAATATCATTTCAATCAAAATGAAAAAAGAACTAAAATTATTGCGCTAGAAAATGGTTTTCACGGAGATACATTTGGCGCGATGTCAGTTTCAGGATTATCAATTTATAACGGACCTTTTGAAGAATTTTTTATAGATGTCTCTAGAATTCCCGTGCCAAACGGAGAAAACTTAGACGAAGTAAAAACTTTATTTATAAAGCTTATTACCGAACATAAAGTTGCAGCGTTTATTTATGAACCTTTGGTGCAAGGCGCGGCGGCAATGCAAATGCACAAAGCGGAACATCTTAATGAAATTTTAAAAATTGCACAAGAACATAATGTTGTCACTATTGCAGATGAAGTAATGACAGGTTTTGGGAAAACGGGCAAAAACTTTGCTTCCGAATATATAGAAACAAAACCAGATATTATTTGCCTATCCAAAGCATTATCTGCTGGAATGGTTGCGATGGCAATTACGAGTTGCAGTCAAAAAATATATGATGCTTTCTATGCTGATGAGATGAAAAAAGGCTTCTTTCACGGACATACCTATTCTGGAAATCCTGTTGCATGTAGTGCCGCTATTGCGGGAATTGACTTGTTGCAATCCGATGAAATACAAGCAAATTTAAAACGAATTGAAGCGTCACATCAAGCATTTAATCAAACCATAAAAAAGCATCCAAAAGTATTAGCAACTCGACAACAAGGACAAATTTTTGCACTCGATTTAAACATTGAAATGGAACGTTACGGAAACCTGCGCGACAAACTATTCAATTCATTTATGAGCAAAGGTGTTTGTTTACGTCCGCTTGGAAATACTATTTATATTTTAGCGCCATACATTACAACTGACGCGCAATTGCAAAAAATATATATGGCAATTCGTGAAACTATTGAGGAGCTTTAG
- a CDS encoding class I lanthipeptide has product MKKQVTKISFNKTTIAAVNSETIGQIKGGTSIPTDFDDYTFLRDCPSISK; this is encoded by the coding sequence ATGAAAAAACAAGTAACAAAAATTAGTTTCAACAAAACAACAATAGCAGCAGTAAACTCAGAAACTATCGGACAAATTAAAGGTGGAACAAGTATTCCAACAGATTTTGATGATTATACTTTTCTAAGAGATTGTCCATCTATTTCTAAATGA
- a CDS encoding DUF2007 domain-containing protein produces MNNEFYTIASFEYTAEAQVMKGKFMSEGIEVFLKDEHTLDVDPLVSHAIGGVKLQVHAKDRKQAIALYNELREYEVDRNRNRIICPNCESDRVLIAPPKKSLLYMLFPFFEASRYMCSNCAEIFKK; encoded by the coding sequence ATGAACAACGAATTTTATACAATTGCATCTTTTGAATACACTGCGGAAGCGCAAGTAATGAAAGGAAAATTTATGTCGGAAGGCATTGAAGTATTTTTAAAAGATGAACATACTTTAGATGTTGATCCGTTAGTAAGTCATGCAATTGGTGGCGTAAAATTGCAAGTACATGCAAAAGATAGAAAACAAGCAATTGCGTTGTATAATGAATTGCGTGAATATGAAGTTGACAGAAACCGAAACCGAATTATTTGCCCTAATTGTGAAAGCGATAGAGTGTTGATTGCGCCACCTAAAAAAAGTTTACTATACATGTTATTTCCGTTCTTTGAAGCAAGTAGATATATGTGTTCCAACTGTGCTGAAATTTTTAAAAAGTAA
- a CDS encoding DUF1016 domain-containing protein produces MALSRNKDKVKELSEKGLILEKPKDAIKAPYILEFIGLPEHSGYSESELEQEIIDKLEHFLLELGNGFTFVARQKRISFDDKHFRIDLVFYNRFLKCFVLIDLKIGEIKHQDLGQMQMYVNYYDREIRLEEENKTIGIVLCKDKSQSVVEYTLPKNNEQIFASKYETVLPSKEELKSLIAELNSQR; encoded by the coding sequence TTGGCATTAAGTAGAAACAAAGACAAGGTAAAAGAACTTTCAGAGAAAGGACTTATTCTTGAAAAACCAAAAGATGCAATTAAAGCCCCATATATTTTAGAATTCATTGGGCTTCCTGAACACTCAGGATATTCAGAGAGTGAATTAGAGCAAGAAATAATTGATAAACTAGAACACTTTTTACTCGAACTTGGTAATGGTTTTACGTTTGTTGCGAGACAAAAAAGGATTTCTTTTGACGACAAACACTTTAGGATCGATTTAGTATTCTACAACCGGTTTTTAAAATGCTTCGTACTAATCGACCTGAAAATTGGTGAAATAAAGCATCAAGACCTCGGACAAATGCAGATGTATGTAAATTATTATGACCGAGAAATAAGATTGGAAGAAGAAAATAAAACAATTGGAATAGTTTTATGTAAAGACAAAAGCCAATCAGTTGTGGAATATACATTGCCTAAAAATAATGAGCAAATTTTTGCTAGTAAATACGAAACAGTACTTCCGAGTAAAGAAGAGCTAAAATCGTTAATAGCTGAACTGAATAGCCAACGCTAG